In a single window of the Gadus macrocephalus chromosome 6, ASM3116895v1 genome:
- the grsf1 gene encoding G-rich sequence factor 1 gives MSAKCKSLFLLHRCATARHVTLLTKSLSRVTTQDKALTGLGTDRWTNIQQHQYHNWSFPVTPSLHIFTKTQSAFKVIQLGLCTKTGPSDDSDYPPLPVYSLESETAKNEVYIVHAKGLPWACTAEDVLQFFSECRIRDGVKGIHLTLNRQGKPNGQAFVEMEHEEDVSKALEKHRQYLGMRYVEVYEVSDGEAETILKTSASQPAPSVAPNVASSDGVVRIRGLPFSSNEYDIQTFFSGLDIVEDGVTIVRDLKGRNSGEAFVRFASQDMADEALQRDRGHIGNRYIEVFASASSQIRTSWRSKEWVQSDSSPSHDGQPRPSPPWAEHNAASNPATTLHYVHMRGVPFHSTGRDIAHFFSPLALSKILVEFGPDGRPKGEADVFFRSHQDAVSAMSRDRLHMGGRYIELFLNSTNTNMSK, from the exons ATGTCTGCCAAGTGTAAATCTCTGTTTTTGCTACATCGGTGTGCGACTGCAAGGCATGTCACCTTGTTGACAAAGAGCTTATCGCGGGTCACGACGCAGGACAAAGCGCTGACAGGTCTTGGGACAGATAGGTGGACAAATATCCAGCAACACCAGTATCATAACTGGTCATTTCCAGTCACGCCGTCCTTACACATCTTTACCAAAACCCAGTCTGCGTTCAAAGTCATCCAGCTTGGCCTCTGCACTAAG ACAGGGCCGTCTGATGACAGCGACTATCCCCCGCTGCCAGTCTACTCGTTGGAGTCCGAAACTGCGAAAAATGAGGTGTACATCGTCCACGCTAAAGGTCTCCCGTGGGCATGCACAGCTGAAGACGTGCTGCAGTTCTTCTCGG AATGCAGGATCCGTGACGGGGTGAAGGGCATTCACCTGACGCTGAACAGACAGGGGAAGCCCAACGGACAGGCCTTTGTTGAGATGGAGCATGAAGAGGATGTGAGCAAGGCCCTGGAGAAGCACAGACAGTACCTCGGCATGCGCTATGTTGAag TGTACGAGGTGTCGGACGGCGAGGCGGAGACCATCCTGAAGACGTCGGCCAGCCAGCCGGCGCCCAGCGTGGCGCCCAACGTGGCGAGCAGCGACGGCGTGGTGCGCATAAGAGGGCTGCCCTTCAGCTCCAACGAGTACGACATCCAGACGTTCTTCTCGG ggcTGGATATAGTGGAAGACGGAGTCACCATCGTGCGAGACTTAAAGGGGAGGAACTCAGGCGAGGCCTTCGTGCGCTTCGCCTCCCAGGACATGGCTGACGAAGCTCTGCAACGCGACAGAGGCCACATAGGCAACAG GTACATTGAGGTGTTTGCCAGCGCCAGCAGCCAGATCCGCACCAGTTGGAGGAGCAAAGAATGGGTCCAGAGCGACTCGTCTCCGTCTCACGACGGGCAGCCCCGACCCTCCCCTCCGTGGGCGGAGCACAACG CGGCCTCCAACCCGGCCACCACGTTACATTACGTGCACATGAGGGGCGTGCCCTTCCATTCTACTGGACGAGACATCGCCCAC TTCTTCTCCCCGCTGGCCCTGTCCAAGATCCTGGTTGAGTTTGGGCCGGACGGGCGGCCCAAGGGGGAGGCGGACGTGTTCTTCAGGTCCCACCAGGATGCAGTGTCAGCCATGTCCAGAGATAGGCTGCATATGG gtggGAGATACATCGAGTTGTTTCTCAACTCCACAAATACTAACATGAGTAAGTAg
- the rufy3 gene encoding protein RUFY3 isoform X2, translating into MSDLTPQTDVPTPTTDKITQAARETIYLCNFRVSVDGEWLCLRELNDISLTPDPEPTHEDPKDPIAIERLNLMNMAKLSIKGLIESALNLGRTLDSDYAPLQQFFVVMEHCLKHGLKTKKTFLGQNKSFWGALELVEKLTPEAGEITASVKDLPGLKTPLGRGRAWLRLALMQKKLSDYMKTIINRKDLLSEFYEANALMMEEEGAVIAGLLVGLNVIDANLCMKGEDLDSQVGVIDFSMYLKDSGNSSKSTEGDGQITAILDQKNYVEELNRHLSASVNNLQAKVDVLEKSNTKLTEELAVANNRIITLQEDVERVKEESSYQMESNRKALRSDAAVPVATDGQSLGETRKQLKEETLLRLDVEKELEVQIGMKQEMELSMKMLEKDVCEKQDALVELRTQMEDIRTFNQQLTHKAQSSEASSKQKGDIITGLEDKINQMAGTVKQLESRSKQAQRERDLAQEANRLFKQEFGDKIESLQTEVEHLRKQRYKLDLELRRERARKSDQPFGTQPTVPSVPQKGRPHTERAVPRHSLKVNVPHSEKAQEDASEDKTAEGSPTPSSECEDVKEKSVLELSQLSICTICEQEESLTRIKKRCKNCSGVFCESCLTNELPLPSSILPENVCDTCYFLLLQQYASSPT; encoded by the exons ATGTCTGACCTGACGCCTCAGACCGACGTGCCGACCCCCACCACGGACAAGATCACCCAGGCCGCACGGGAGACCATATACCTCTGCAACTTCCGCGTGTCTGTCGACGGGGAATGGCTGTGCTTGCGCGAGCTCAACGACATCTCCCTCACCCCAGACCCAGAGCCGACACACGAAG ATCCAAAGGATCCCATTGCCATCGAGAGGCTGAACCTGATGAACATGGCCAAGCTGAGCATCAAAGGCCTGATCGAGTCGGCGCTGAACCTCGGCCGCACACTCGACTCGGACTACGCGCCTCTCCAACAGTTCTTCGTGGTGATGGAGCACTGTTTGAAACACGGGCTGAAAA CCAAGAAGACGTTTCTGGGGCAGAACAAGTCCTTCTGGGGGGCGTTGGAGCTGGTGGAGAAGCTAACACCTGAGGCAGGAGAGATCACTGCAAGTGTAAAAGACCTGCCTGGTCTCAA AACACCCCTAGGAAGAGGACGAGCCTGGCTGCGATTGGCCTTAATGCAGAAGAAACTCTCTGATTACATGAAGACCATCATCAACAGGAAGGACCTGCTAAG TGAGTTCTACGAAGCGAACGCCTtaatgatggaggaggagggagcggtGATCGCAGGGCTTCTAGTGGGCCTCAATGTCATCGACGCCAACCTCTGCATGAAGGGAGAAGACTTGGATTCACAG GTCGGCGTCATCGATTTCTCAATGTACCTCAAAGACAGCGGCAACAGTAGCAAGAGCACAGAGGG AGACGGCCAGATCACGGCAATTCTCGATCAGAAAAATTATGTGGAGGAGCTAAACAGACATTTAAG TGCGTCCGTAAATAACCTGCAGGCTAAGGTGGATGTTCTTGAGAAGTCCAATACCAAGCTAACGGAGGAG CTCGCAGTGGCTAACAACAGGATCATCACCTTGCAAGAGGATGTGGAGCGAGTGAAGGAAGAGAGCTCTTACCAGATGGAGTCAAACCGAAAG GCCTTGAGAAGCGATGCAGCAGTACCAGTAGCAACAGATGGACAATCACTGGGAGAAACCCGCAAACAGCTGAAGGAGGAAACCCTACTACGCCTg GACgtggagaaggagctggaggtCCAGATCGGCATGAAGCAGGAGATGGAGCTGTCCATGAAGATGCTGGAGAAGGATGTTTGCGAAAAGCAGGACGCCCTGGTGGAGCTCCGGACGCAGATGGAGGACATCCGCACCTTCAACCAACAGCTGACTCACAAGGCACAG AGCTCCGAGGCCAGCTCCAAACAAAAGGGAGACATCATCACCGGCCTGGAGGACAAGATAAACCAGATGGCCGGGACGGTCAAACAGCTGGAGAGCAG ATCCAAGCAGGCTCAGAGGGAGCGGGATCTGGCCCAGGAGGCCAACCGCCTGTTCAAACAGGAGTTTGGGGACAAGATTGAGAGTCTGCAGACGGAGGTGGAGCACCTGAGGAAACAGAG GTACAAGTTGGACCTGGAGCTGAGAAGAGAGAGGGCCCGAAAGAGCGATCAACCTTTTGGCACCCAGCCCACAGTGCCCTCTGTGCCACAGAagggacggccgcacacggagCGAGCTGTGCCGCGACACAGCCTC AAAGTGAATGTCCCGCACTCTGAGAAGGCCCAGGAAGACGCTTCAGAAGACAAAACAGCCGAGGGTTCACCCAC GCCCTCGTCTGAATGTGAAGATGTAAAG GAGAAATCAGTGCTGGAGCTGAGCCAGTTGTCCATCTGCACTATCTGTGAACAGGAGGAGTCTCTTACGAGGATTAAG AAGCGGTGCAAGAACTGCAGTGGGGTTTTCTGTGAGAGCTGCCTGACCAACGAGTTGCCGCTTCCCTCGTCCATCCTCCCGGAGAACGTGTGCGACACCTGCTACTTCCTGTTGCTACAGCAATACGCCTCGAGCCCCACCTGA
- the rufy3 gene encoding protein RUFY3 isoform X5: MSDLTPQTDVPTPTTDKITQAARETIYLCNFRVSVDGEWLCLRELNDISLTPDPEPTHEDPKDPIAIERLNLMNMAKLSIKGLIESALNLGRTLDSDYAPLQQFFVVMEHCLKHGLKTKKTFLGQNKSFWGALELVEKLTPEAGEITASVKDLPGLKTPLGRGRAWLRLALMQKKLSDYMKTIINRKDLLSEFYEANALMMEEEGAVIAGLLVGLNVIDANLCMKGEDLDSQVGVIDFSMYLKDSGNSSKSTEGDGQITAILDQKNYVEELNRHLSASVNNLQAKVDVLEKSNTKLTEELAVANNRIITLQEDVERVKEESSYQMESNRKALRSDAAVPVATDGQSLGETRKQLKEETLLRLDVEKELEVQIGMKQEMELSMKMLEKDVCEKQDALVELRTQMEDIRTFNQQLTHKAQSSEASSKQKGDIITGLEDKINQMAGTVKQLESSDMHLVKQARSLNSAAGRLLQAQP, encoded by the exons ATGTCTGACCTGACGCCTCAGACCGACGTGCCGACCCCCACCACGGACAAGATCACCCAGGCCGCACGGGAGACCATATACCTCTGCAACTTCCGCGTGTCTGTCGACGGGGAATGGCTGTGCTTGCGCGAGCTCAACGACATCTCCCTCACCCCAGACCCAGAGCCGACACACGAAG ATCCAAAGGATCCCATTGCCATCGAGAGGCTGAACCTGATGAACATGGCCAAGCTGAGCATCAAAGGCCTGATCGAGTCGGCGCTGAACCTCGGCCGCACACTCGACTCGGACTACGCGCCTCTCCAACAGTTCTTCGTGGTGATGGAGCACTGTTTGAAACACGGGCTGAAAA CCAAGAAGACGTTTCTGGGGCAGAACAAGTCCTTCTGGGGGGCGTTGGAGCTGGTGGAGAAGCTAACACCTGAGGCAGGAGAGATCACTGCAAGTGTAAAAGACCTGCCTGGTCTCAA AACACCCCTAGGAAGAGGACGAGCCTGGCTGCGATTGGCCTTAATGCAGAAGAAACTCTCTGATTACATGAAGACCATCATCAACAGGAAGGACCTGCTAAG TGAGTTCTACGAAGCGAACGCCTtaatgatggaggaggagggagcggtGATCGCAGGGCTTCTAGTGGGCCTCAATGTCATCGACGCCAACCTCTGCATGAAGGGAGAAGACTTGGATTCACAG GTCGGCGTCATCGATTTCTCAATGTACCTCAAAGACAGCGGCAACAGTAGCAAGAGCACAGAGGG AGACGGCCAGATCACGGCAATTCTCGATCAGAAAAATTATGTGGAGGAGCTAAACAGACATTTAAG TGCGTCCGTAAATAACCTGCAGGCTAAGGTGGATGTTCTTGAGAAGTCCAATACCAAGCTAACGGAGGAG CTCGCAGTGGCTAACAACAGGATCATCACCTTGCAAGAGGATGTGGAGCGAGTGAAGGAAGAGAGCTCTTACCAGATGGAGTCAAACCGAAAG GCCTTGAGAAGCGATGCAGCAGTACCAGTAGCAACAGATGGACAATCACTGGGAGAAACCCGCAAACAGCTGAAGGAGGAAACCCTACTACGCCTg GACgtggagaaggagctggaggtCCAGATCGGCATGAAGCAGGAGATGGAGCTGTCCATGAAGATGCTGGAGAAGGATGTTTGCGAAAAGCAGGACGCCCTGGTGGAGCTCCGGACGCAGATGGAGGACATCCGCACCTTCAACCAACAGCTGACTCACAAGGCACAG AGCTCCGAGGCCAGCTCCAAACAAAAGGGAGACATCATCACCGGCCTGGAGGACAAGATAAACCAGATGGCCGGGACGGTCAAACAGCTGGAGAGCAG CGATATGCATTTGGTGAAGCAGGCCAGGTCCCTGAACTCTGCTGCAGGAAGGCTCCTTCAGGCTCAGCCATGa
- the mapk1 gene encoding mitogen-activated protein kinase 1 → MATAAVSATAGSGSGAELVRGQAFDVGPRYSNLSYIGEGAYGMVCSAYDRDNKIRVAIKKISPFEHQTYCQRTLREIKILLRFKHENIIGINDIIRTPTIDQMKDVYIVQDLMETDLYKLLKTQHLSNDHICYFLYQILRGLKYIHSANVLHRDLKPSNLLLNTTCDLKICDFGLARVADPDHDHTGFLTEYVATRWYRAPEIMLNSKGYTKSIDIWSVGCILAEMLSNRPIFPGKHYLDQLNHILGILGSPSQEDLNCIINIKARNYLLSLPLRCKVPWNRLFPTADPKALDLLDKMLTFNPHKRIEVEEALAHPYLEQYYDPTDEPVAETPFTFDMELDDLPKETLKELIFAETARFQSAFRS, encoded by the exons ATGGCGACAGCTGCGGTGTCTGCGACTGCTGGCTCCGGGTCGGGAGCCGAGCTGGTCCGTGGGCAGGCCTTCGACGTCGGGCCTCGCTACAGCAACCTCTCGTACATCGGGGAGGGCGCCTACGGAATGGTGTG CTCTGCGTACGACCGCGACAACAAGATCCGGGTGGCCATCAAGAAGATCAGCCCCTTTGAGCACCAGACGTACTGCCAGCGCACGCTGCGAGAGATCAAGATCCTGCTGCGCTTCAAACACGAGAACATCATCGGGATCAACGACATCATCCGGACGCCCACCATCGACCAGATGAAGGACGT ATACATCGTTCAGGATCTAATGGAGACGGACCTGTACAAGCTGCTGAAGACCCAGCATCTGAGCAACGACCATATCTGCTACTTCCTCTACCAGATCCTGAGAGGGCTCAAATACATCCACTCGGCTAACGTGCTGCACCGTGACCTCAAGCCCTCCAACCTCCTACTAAACACCACCTGTGATcttaag ATCTGTGATTTTGGATTGGCGCGCGTGGCCGATCCCGACCACGACCATACGGGGTTCCTAACGGAGTACGTGGCCACGCGCTGGTACCGGGCGCCAGAGATCATGCTCAACTCCAAG GGTTATACCAAGTCCATAGACATCTGGTCGGTGGGTTGTATTCTGGCTGAGATGTTGTCCAACAGGCCAATATTTCCTGGGAAACACTACTTGGACCAGCTCAACCACATTTTGG GGATCTTGGGCTCCCCCTCCCAGGAAGACCTGAACTGCATCATCAACATCAAGGCCAGGAACTACCTGCTGTCTCTGCCGCTGCGCTGCAAGGTGCCCTGGAACCGCCTCTTCCCTACCGCCGACCCAAAAG CGCTGGATCTGTTGGACAAGATGCTGACCTTTAACCCCCACAAGAGGATTGAGGTGGAAGAGGCTCTGGCGCACCCGTACCTCGAGCAGTACTATGACCCCACGGACGAG CCCGTGGCCGAGACGCCCTTCACCTTCGACATGGAGCTGGACGACCTGCCCAAAGAGACGCTGAAAGAGCTGATCTTTGCAGAAACGGCCCGCTTCCAGTCCGCCTTCAGGTCCTAA